One region of Rubinisphaera margarita genomic DNA includes:
- the ybeY gene encoding rRNA maturation RNase YbeY, with amino-acid sequence MEQLHIEIIDEQVFAAVDHDQLQRAGRVALDFLGIEQAELSVVLLDNPSIHEWNRNTLQHDFPTDVITFPLSEPGELLEGELLISVEMAASMAAEMGWSMQNECTLYLVHGILHLVGYDDLNPADQLQMRARERELLEHLDITPGPNDDRWS; translated from the coding sequence ATGGAACAGCTCCACATCGAGATAATCGACGAGCAGGTATTCGCAGCCGTCGATCACGATCAACTCCAGCGGGCGGGTCGCGTCGCTCTGGACTTTCTGGGGATCGAGCAGGCGGAACTGAGTGTGGTTCTGCTCGATAATCCGTCCATCCACGAATGGAACCGGAACACCCTTCAGCACGACTTCCCAACCGACGTCATTACATTCCCGCTGAGCGAACCGGGCGAATTACTGGAAGGCGAACTGCTGATCTCCGTCGAAATGGCCGCGAGCATGGCCGCCGAGATGGGCTGGTCGATGCAGAACGAATGCACGCTCTACCTCGTCCACGGCATCCTGCATCTGGTCGGCTACGACGATTTGAACCCGGCCGATCAGCTCCAGATGCGAGCTCGCGAACGCGAGCTCCTCGAACACCTCGATATCACCCCGGGACCAAACGACGATCGCTGGAGTTGA
- the mntR gene encoding manganese-binding transcriptional regulator MntR, whose product MDRAFRIRYSGATSRLTQEMQVATAKQNRHSRTRSDHATELTEDYVEAIFDIIAANETCRAVDLATQFQVSHVTINRTVGRLQRNGYVTTEPYGPIELTSKGTKLAKASKERHQIVLDFLLALGVSRPTAVADSEGIEHHVSPETMKAMKDFIESQN is encoded by the coding sequence ATGGATCGAGCGTTTAGAATCCGATATTCTGGAGCGACTTCGAGACTTACCCAGGAAATGCAAGTGGCTACCGCGAAACAGAATCGACACAGTCGGACCCGATCCGACCACGCAACCGAACTTACTGAAGACTACGTCGAGGCGATATTCGATATCATCGCCGCGAATGAAACGTGCCGCGCGGTCGATCTCGCCACGCAGTTTCAGGTCAGTCATGTTACGATCAATCGGACCGTCGGCCGCTTACAGCGGAATGGCTACGTCACCACCGAACCGTATGGACCGATCGAGCTGACAAGCAAAGGCACAAAGTTGGCCAAGGCCTCCAAAGAGAGGCACCAGATCGTCCTCGACTTTCTGCTCGCCCTGGGTGTCAGTCGCCCGACGGCGGTGGCCGACAGCGAAGGCATCGAGCACCATGTCAGCCCCGAGACGATGAAGGCGATGAAGGATTTTATCGAATCGCAGAACTGA